CGATGCGGGCCACAGCGAGGGTGATGATGATGGTTTCGGGGATGACCGGGAGGTAGATGACCACCCGGTCGCCCTTGGTGATGCCCAGGGCCAGGAGGGCGTTGGCTGCCTTGGACACCTCGCGCTGGAGTTCGGCGTAGGTGATGGAGCGGCGGTCGCCCGGCTCGCCTTCGAAATGGAGGGCCACTTTGTTGCCGCGCCCCGCGGCTACGTGCCGGTCCACGCAGTTGGCGGCCACGTTGAGCTTGCCGCCTTCGAACCAGGTGATTTCCGGGCCGCGGCCCGCCCCGGCGTCTGCCGGAATCCAGCGGTGCGGGGTATGCCAGGGGGTGTCCCAGTCAAGTCGCAGCGCCTGCTGCTCCCAAAAGGCAACGTTGTCCGGGTGCACGCCTGCGTTCTGGTCCAACGTTTCGGTGGCGCTCAAGCCCATCGTTTCACCGCCCATTTTTCGGCCAGGCCCAGCAGGGCGTCGGTAATCTTTCCAATCACGGCCAGCATCACGATAGCCAGGAGCAGCCGGTCCGTGCGGCCGTTGTTTTGCGAGTCAATCAGCAGGAAGCCCAGTCCCATGGAGGAGGCGATCAGCTCAGCCGCCACCAGGAACAGCCAGGCCTGGGCAAGGGCCAGGCGCAGGCCGGAGAACACGGCGGGGACGACGGCGGGCAACTGCACGGTGGTCAGCAGCCGGATCCCCTTGAGCCCGAAGGCGCGGGCGGCTTCCACCAGGTTGCGGTCCACGTGGCGCAGCGCCAGGGAGACGGTGGTGAACACCGGGAAGAAGGCGCCAATGATGATGAGCGTGACCTTCGAGTCCTCGCCGATCTTCATCCACAGGATCAGCAGCGGCACCCAGGCCAGCGACGGCACTGCCCGGAGTGCGCCGATGGTGGGTGCCAGCAGGGCATCGGCGAGCTTGGACAGTCCCACGGTTGCGCCGAGGACCAGGCCCAGGGCCGCGCCCACCAGGAATCCGATAAGGACCCGCTGGGTGGAGATGGCGATGTGGGTCCCCAGTTCGCCACGGTCCACGAGCTCGCCGGCAGCGGACAGCACCATGGCCGGCGGGGGCAGCTGGACCACGGTGAACATCCCGCTGGTGGAGGCGAGCTGCCACGCTGCCAGCAGGGCTGCCGGAATGATCAGGCCAAGGGGCAGACGCGCCCAGTTCCAGGAACGGACTCCGGCGGGAGACCATCCCGGTGCCGGAGCGGGTGCCGTGCCGGCACCCGCATGGGCGGCGTCTGCCGCGGTTGCGGTGGCGGCTGCAGCACGCCCATCCGCAACACTTGCGCCGGTGGTGTAGGGCTCTCCTTGATGGCTCATCAGGAGGCCTTGATGGCTGACGGATCAGCCTTCTTCACCAGCGAGTCGTCGAGAAGGGAGGCTACGGCGTCGTCAATCTGCTTCTGCGTCTTGACGTCGCCGGTTTCCACGAAAGTGGGGCCGATCTTCTCCAATACTTTGCGCTGCGCGTCACCCGGTGCGGGGTTGACGTCCAGGTTGCTGCGCTCCAGGACTACCGTCTTGGCCACGGAGAGGTCCAGGCCGGCGACGTCAGCCAGGATCTGGGCGGTCTGGTCCGGGTTCTGCGCTGCCCAGGCACGGGCCTTTTCATAGGCGTTCACCACAGCCTGGGCCAGTTCAGGCTTGTTTTTCAGGAAGGATTCGGTGGCGTTGAGGAAGCCGTAGGTGTTGAAGTCCAGGTTGCGGTAGAAGAGCTTGGCGCCCTTCTGCTCCGCCCCTGCCATGATCGGGTCCAGCCCGGACCAGGCCTGGACCGAGCCGTTTTCCAGGGCGGTCCGGCCGTCGGCGTGCTGCAGGTTCTGCACGGTCACGTCGCTTGGCTTCAGTCCGGCCTGCTCCAGTGCCTGCAGGAGGAAGAAGTAGGGGTCGGTGCCCTTGGTGGCGGCAACGGACTTGCCCTTGAGGTCGGCCACAGACTTGATGTCTGAGCCGGCCGGTGCCACCAGGGCTGCCCACTCCGGCTGCGAGAAGATGTCGATGGTCTTGATTTTCGAACCGTTGGCACGGGCCAGGAGTGCCGCGGATCCTGCCGTGGATCCGACGTCGATGGCCCCGGAGCGCAGCGCCTCATTGGCTTTGTTCGAGCCGGCGGACTGGACCCAGTTCACGGTGACGCCCTGCTCCTTGAGGCTCGCCTCGAGCCACCCCTGCTTTTTGATCACCAGGCTCAGCGGGTTGTACGTGGCGAAGTCGATGTTCAGGGTTCCACCGCCTTTGCTGTTGCCGGCCGCCGCCGCACTGCCGGAGGAACCTTCCCCTGCAACGCATCCGGTGAGTGCCAGGACCGTGGAAACGGCGAGGGCTGCGGCGCCCAGGACTGAACGGCGGGAGATGGGCGATGCGTGCGGCATTGGTTTCCTTCGAAAACGGGATGGAACGGTGCGGAAATAGACGGTGCGGAACAGGGGAGGCCAGGCTGCGCCTGCCAAAGGGATAGGGTCCGACGGCGGCGCGGGCCACCGGGGCGGGTGAAGGTTTTGTCGGGGTCAGGGGCGCCTAGTGCCCGTCGACGCCCAGCGTTTCCAGGAGCGAGCTGCGCATGAGCGCGAGTTCGGCTGAGGCGCGATCGCGCGGCCGGCTGCCGGGTACCTGGACTGTCCTGACGATGGTTGCACCCTGCCCGGTGGCGTCGGGGCCGAGGACGATGATGCGGTCGGCGAGCTGTAGGGCCTCGTCTACGTCGTGGGTGACCAGCAGGACGGTGGTGGGCTCTGCCCGGTGGATGTCCAGGAGCAGGTCCTGCATCTTGATGCGGGTGAGGGCGTCCAGCGCGCCGAACGGCTCATCGAGCAGCAGGACGCCGGGGTTCCGGGCAAGGGCACGGGCCAGCGATGCGCGCTGCGCCATGCCGCCGGACACCTCGCGCGGGCGGTGCTTGGCGAATTTCTCGAGCCCCACCAGTTCCAGCAGGCGGGCGACCTTTGCTTTGCCCTCTTTCGCGCTGCATCCGGTGGGCAGGCCGATGGCTACGTTCGCCTGCAGGGTGTGCCAGGGCAGTAGCCGGGGTTCCTGGAAGGCGAAGGCGCAGCGGGGATCGATGCCGTGCACCGGGGTGTCCTCGATAACCACGGAACCGGCGCTAGGGAAGTCCAGGCCCGCCGTGGCGCGCAGGAGTGTGGACTTTCCGCAGCCGGAAGGTCCCAGGATGGCCAGCACCTCTCCCGCTGCCACATCGAACGTCACATCGCGGAGGACGGTATGGGCTGCGGTGCCGGCTCCGAACGTGCGGCGCAGGTTCCTAAAGGATACGGGGAGGGCAGGCGCGTGGCCGGGGTTCGCCCCGGCAGAAAGGGGCGACAAAACTGCAGTCATAGGATCACTCCATCGGTCCTGGCAGTAGCACCCTACGGAGGCAGCCTTCGCCGGAGTGGTCGGTTCCGGTACCCACGGCTGCAATCCTTGCTATCGCCGGGGCCGTTGGGGAGCGTCCGGCGACCAGGGTTGCTGCGGCGTCATCGATCCAGGTCTCTCGGCCGCTCGGGATGGTCAAGCACCACTACACAGCAATGAATCGCCGAGAGCAAACTCTCGCGTTTCCGCGCGTAATATTCGTTCATAGCGGCATGAGCGAAGAGCGATCATTCTTTTATTCGATCGCTCCTGCTGCTCAAGGCAAAGCGTAGGCTAATCCCATGGGCCACACGAACGATCCTGCAGTCATCGAACGCCTCATGCGAACCAAGGGGCGTTGGGCCATCGTGGGTTTGACCACCAACGAATGGCGTGCCGCCTATGATGTCTCGCTGTTCATCCGCGACCGGCTGGGCATGGAGATCATCCCCGTCAACTTGCCCGGCGACGCTGTCCACGGCGAAACCGGGTACCGCACCCTCGGTGACATTCCGGCGGAAAA
This window of the Pseudarthrobacter defluvii genome carries:
- a CDS encoding aliphatic sulfonate ABC transporter substrate-binding protein; this translates as MPHASPISRRSVLGAAALAVSTVLALTGCVAGEGSSGSAAAAGNSKGGGTLNIDFATYNPLSLVIKKQGWLEASLKEQGVTVNWVQSAGSNKANEALRSGAIDVGSTAGSAALLARANGSKIKTIDIFSQPEWAALVAPAGSDIKSVADLKGKSVAATKGTDPYFFLLQALEQAGLKPSDVTVQNLQHADGRTALENGSVQAWSGLDPIMAGAEQKGAKLFYRNLDFNTYGFLNATESFLKNKPELAQAVVNAYEKARAWAAQNPDQTAQILADVAGLDLSVAKTVVLERSNLDVNPAPGDAQRKVLEKIGPTFVETGDVKTQKQIDDAVASLLDDSLVKKADPSAIKAS
- a CDS encoding ABC transporter ATP-binding protein — protein: MTAVLSPLSAGANPGHAPALPVSFRNLRRTFGAGTAAHTVLRDVTFDVAAGEVLAILGPSGCGKSTLLRATAGLDFPSAGSVVIEDTPVHGIDPRCAFAFQEPRLLPWHTLQANVAIGLPTGCSAKEGKAKVARLLELVGLEKFAKHRPREVSGGMAQRASLARALARNPGVLLLDEPFGALDALTRIKMQDLLLDIHRAEPTTVLLVTHDVDEALQLADRIIVLGPDATGQGATIVRTVQVPGSRPRDRASAELALMRSSLLETLGVDGH
- a CDS encoding CoA-binding protein — translated: MGHTNDPAVIERLMRTKGRWAIVGLTTNEWRAAYDVSLFIRDRLGMEIIPVNLPGDAVHGETGYRTLGDIPAEKRPIDVVDCFVNSQKVGSVVDQAIAVGAKAVWLQLGVIDEAAAERAKAAGLDVVMNACPAQLAWKYNL
- a CDS encoding ABC transporter permease → MSHQGEPYTTGASVADGRAAAATATAADAAHAGAGTAPAPAPGWSPAGVRSWNWARLPLGLIIPAALLAAWQLASTSGMFTVVQLPPPAMVLSAAGELVDRGELGTHIAISTQRVLIGFLVGAALGLVLGATVGLSKLADALLAPTIGALRAVPSLAWVPLLILWMKIGEDSKVTLIIIGAFFPVFTTVSLALRHVDRNLVEAARAFGLKGIRLLTTVQLPAVVPAVFSGLRLALAQAWLFLVAAELIASSMGLGFLLIDSQNNGRTDRLLLAIVMLAVIGKITDALLGLAEKWAVKRWA